One segment of Chionomys nivalis chromosome 3, mChiNiv1.1, whole genome shotgun sequence DNA contains the following:
- the Pebp1 gene encoding phosphatidylethanolamine-binding protein 1 isoform X3, with product MPADISQWSGPLSLQEVDERPQHALRVAYAGVEVDELGKVLTPTQVQNRPSSISWDGLDPGKLYTLVLTDPDAPSRKDPKFRQWHHFLVVNMKGNDISSGKVLSDYVGSGPPSGTGLHRYVWLVYEQDKPLNCDEPILSNRSGDHRGKFKVAAFRKKYHLGAPVAGTCYQAEWDDYVPKLYEQLSGK from the exons ATGCCCGCCGACATCAGCCAGTGGTCCGGGCCGCTGAGCCTGCAGGAGGTGGACGAGCGCCCTCAGCACGCGCTGCGGGTCGCCTACGCCGGGGTGGAGGTGGACGAGCTGGGCAAAGTGCTGACGCCCACCCAG GTTCAGAATAGGCCCAGCAGCATTTCGTGGGATGGCCTTGACCCAGGGAAACTCTACACCCTGGTCCTCACCGACCCGGATGCTCCCAGCAGGAAGGACCCCAAATTCAGGCAA tggcaccattttCTGGTGGTCAACATGAAGGGCAATGACATCAGCAGCGGCAAGGTCCTCTCTGATTACGTGGGCTCTGGGCCTCCCAGTGGCACAG GCCTCCACCGCTACGTCTGGCTGGTGTACGAACAGGACAAGCCACTGAACTGTGACGAACCCATCCTCAGCAACAGGTCAGGAGATCATCGCGGCAAGTTCAAGGTGGCGGCCTTCCGCAAGAAGTATCACCTGGGAGCCCCCGTGGCAGGCACATGTTACCAGGCGGAGTGGGACGACTACGTGCCCAAGCTGTATGAGCAGCTCTCTGGGAAATAG
- the Pebp1 gene encoding phosphatidylethanolamine-binding protein 1 isoform X1, with the protein MPADISQWSGPLSLQEVDERPQHALRVAYAGVEVDELGKVLTPTQVQNRPSSISWDGLDPGKLYTLVLTDPDAPSRKDPKFRQWHHFLVVNMKGNDISSGKVLSDYVGSGPPSGTGLRVPWSSPKWTFYTDQLVRSSCLHRYVWLVYEQDKPLNCDEPILSNRSGDHRGKFKVAAFRKKYHLGAPVAGTCYQAEWDDYVPKLYEQLSGK; encoded by the exons ATGCCCGCCGACATCAGCCAGTGGTCCGGGCCGCTGAGCCTGCAGGAGGTGGACGAGCGCCCTCAGCACGCGCTGCGGGTCGCCTACGCCGGGGTGGAGGTGGACGAGCTGGGCAAAGTGCTGACGCCCACCCAG GTTCAGAATAGGCCCAGCAGCATTTCGTGGGATGGCCTTGACCCAGGGAAACTCTACACCCTGGTCCTCACCGACCCGGATGCTCCCAGCAGGAAGGACCCCAAATTCAGGCAA tggcaccattttCTGGTGGTCAACATGAAGGGCAATGACATCAGCAGCGGCAAGGTCCTCTCTGATTACGTGGGCTCTGGGCCTCCCAGTGGCACAG GTCTACGAGTTCCCTGGAGTTCTCCAAAGTGGACGTTCTACACTGATCAGCTCGTGCGAAGCTCTT GCCTCCACCGCTACGTCTGGCTGGTGTACGAACAGGACAAGCCACTGAACTGTGACGAACCCATCCTCAGCAACAGGTCAGGAGATCATCGCGGCAAGTTCAAGGTGGCGGCCTTCCGCAAGAAGTATCACCTGGGAGCCCCCGTGGCAGGCACATGTTACCAGGCGGAGTGGGACGACTACGTGCCCAAGCTGTATGAGCAGCTCTCTGGGAAATAG
- the Pebp1 gene encoding phosphatidylethanolamine-binding protein 1 isoform X2 yields MPADISQWSGPLSLQEVDERPQHALRVAYAGVEVDELGKVLTPTQVQNRPSSISWDGLDPGKLYTLVLTDPDAPSRKDPKFREWHHFLVVNMKGNDISSGKVLSDYVGSGPPSGTGLRVPWSSPKWTFYTDQLVRSSCLHRYVWLVYEQDKPLNCDEPILSNRSGDHRGKFKVAAFRKKYHLGAPVAGTCYQAEWDDYVPKLYEQLSGK; encoded by the exons ATGCCCGCCGACATCAGCCAGTGGTCCGGGCCGCTGAGCCTGCAGGAGGTGGACGAGCGCCCTCAGCACGCGCTGCGGGTCGCCTACGCCGGGGTGGAGGTGGACGAGCTGGGCAAAGTGCTGACGCCCACCCAG GTTCAGAATAGGCCCAGCAGCATTTCGTGGGATGGCCTTGACCCAGGGAAACTCTACACCCTGGTCCTCACCGACCCGGATGCTCCCAGCAGGAAGGACCCCAAATTCAG ggagtggcaccattttCTGGTGGTCAACATGAAGGGCAATGACATCAGCAGCGGCAAGGTCCTCTCTGATTACGTGGGCTCTGGGCCTCCCAGTGGCACAG GTCTACGAGTTCCCTGGAGTTCTCCAAAGTGGACGTTCTACACTGATCAGCTCGTGCGAAGCTCTT GCCTCCACCGCTACGTCTGGCTGGTGTACGAACAGGACAAGCCACTGAACTGTGACGAACCCATCCTCAGCAACAGGTCAGGAGATCATCGCGGCAAGTTCAAGGTGGCGGCCTTCCGCAAGAAGTATCACCTGGGAGCCCCCGTGGCAGGCACATGTTACCAGGCGGAGTGGGACGACTACGTGCCCAAGCTGTATGAGCAGCTCTCTGGGAAATAG